A single window of Liolophura sinensis isolate JHLJ2023 chromosome 6, CUHK_Ljap_v2, whole genome shotgun sequence DNA harbors:
- the LOC135466532 gene encoding M-phase inducer phosphatase-like isoform X2, with protein MVNIQSFGDTPRRKLSLSSTESTPVMTGSTPDTASSVESGCFMDSPGSTIDSPTIEMSLQKRFPGISLRIDDGSGGYKKQRSLPFRRLNSLPMPAFRLSPVDFHEKENSGSAPMETSCNSGDTDAPTCTSLLEDEGSQDSGVGFEKDHSERFCFAAPVGMPPRRGSHLRVISEDTCSPQKYSPVKQGTSPQKFRSLSLSSVGCMPEPQPSCSSPISLKTSALTSLDDDSDNDDGFLEVLDKEVAEINDCALPNSFDSLFKAPVINSSSACKEDSFMIRRNPKKLLNRSQSLDVRSRLCNKRQSPGRDDDSTPVQKRRRGSCVAVGTVVTPPKAILKRCHSETEAMIKTALDRVVDDPDLIGDCSKTFCLPTVSGKHQDLKSITPETLSKVIDHEYDHIVEQYSIIDCRYPYEYEGGHILGAKNYYTKESILSNLIDSPRKQENSFKRSILIFHCEFSSERGPNLSRFLRNMDRGQNKEVYPQLYYPEIYLLDGGYKNFFETQKQYCVPQTYMPMHHQDYKEELRKFRIKSKSWAGEKKSSRSALFKGF; from the exons ATGGTAAATATACAAAG TTTCGGTGACACCCCCAGGCGAAAGTTGTCACTGTCCAGCACAGAAAGCACTCCAGTGATGACCGGGTCAACTCCAGACACTGCCAGCTCTGTTGAATCAG GCTGCTTCATGGATTCCCCTGGCAGTACCATAGATTCCCCCACCATAGAAATGAG ccTGCAGAAACGTTTCCCAGGAATAAGTTTGAGGATCGATGATGGGTCTGGAGGTTACAAAAA ACAAAGGTCTCTTCCCTTTAGAAGACTCAACTCTTTACCA ATGCCAGCCTTCAGACTGAGCCCTGTTGATTTCCATGAGAAGGAGAATTCGGGGTCAGCCCCCATGGAGACCTCGTGTAACTCCGGGGACACTGATGCACCCACATGCACCAGTCTACTGGAAGACGAGGGCTCCCAGGACAGTGGAGTTGGCTTTGAGAAAGACCACAGTGAGAGGTTTTGTTTTGCTGCTCCAGTTGGGATGCCACCACGACGAGGAAGTCACTTGCGTGTGATCAGTGAGGACACCTGCTCTCCTCAGAAATATTCACCTGTGAAGCAAGGGACATCACCTCAGAAGTTCCGGTCTTTGTCCTTGTCGTCTGTG GGCTGCATGCCTGAGCCACAACCTAGCTGTAGCAGTCCCATCTCCCTCAAGACCTCTGCCCTGACCAGTCTAGACGATGACAGTGACAATGACGATGGCTTTCTGGAAGTCCTGGATAAAGAGGTTGCAGAG ATTAATGACTGTGCCTTACCAAACAGTTTTGACAGTCTCTTCAAAGCCCCAGTTATTAATTCATCAAGTGCTTGTAAAGAGGATTCTTTCATG ATCAGAAGAAATCCAAAGAAGTTGTTGAATCGCTCACAGTCGCTTGATGTGCGCAGTCGTCTATGTAATAAGCGTCAGAGCCCTGGGAGAGATGATGACTCCACCCCTGTACAGAAACGAAGGAGAGGCTCATGTGTGGCGGTGGGCACTGTGGTCACACCCCCCAAAGCCATATTGAAACGTTGCCACTCGGAGACAGAAGCTATGATCAAAACAGCACTGGACAGAG TGGTTGATGACCCAGATTTGATAGGCGActgctcaaaaacattttgcctGCCGACAGTTTCTGGAAAACATCAGGATCTAAAATCGATCACCCCGGAAACACTGTCCAAGGTGATCGACCATGAGTATGATCACATCGTAGAGCAGTATTCCATCATCGACTGTCGTTACCCGTATGAATATGAAGGAGGACATATACTG GGTGCTAAGAACTACTACACAAAAGAGAGTATCCTCTCTAACCTGATAGATAGTCCTAGGAAGCAGGAGAACAGCTTCAAACGGTCCATCCTCATCTTTCACTGTGAATTCTCTTCAGAAAGAGGCCCTAACCT GTCCAGATTCTTGAGAAACATGGATAGAGGACAAAATAAGGAAGTTTACCCACAGCTATACTATCCTGAAATCTACTTACTCGATGGAGGATACAAAAATTTCTTTGAAACGCAGAAG CAATACTGTGTACCCCAGACCTACATGCCTATGCATCACCAGGATTATAAAGAAGAGCTACGAAAGTTCCGCATCAAGTCAAAGTCCTGGGCTGGGGAAAAGAAAAGCAGCCGATCAGCACTTTTTAAAGGATTTTAG
- the LOC135466532 gene encoding M-phase inducer phosphatase-like isoform X1, whose product MESSPLPSLVGTDKPSLVRPYLHIPLRNLATTNNAMLSPTNSEYGTVGSPMSNLALNLSGLSTEGFGDTPRRKLSLSSTESTPVMTGSTPDTASSVESGCFMDSPGSTIDSPTIEMSLQKRFPGISLRIDDGSGGYKKQRSLPFRRLNSLPMPAFRLSPVDFHEKENSGSAPMETSCNSGDTDAPTCTSLLEDEGSQDSGVGFEKDHSERFCFAAPVGMPPRRGSHLRVISEDTCSPQKYSPVKQGTSPQKFRSLSLSSVGCMPEPQPSCSSPISLKTSALTSLDDDSDNDDGFLEVLDKEVAEINDCALPNSFDSLFKAPVINSSSACKEDSFMIRRNPKKLLNRSQSLDVRSRLCNKRQSPGRDDDSTPVQKRRRGSCVAVGTVVTPPKAILKRCHSETEAMIKTALDRVVDDPDLIGDCSKTFCLPTVSGKHQDLKSITPETLSKVIDHEYDHIVEQYSIIDCRYPYEYEGGHILGAKNYYTKESILSNLIDSPRKQENSFKRSILIFHCEFSSERGPNLSRFLRNMDRGQNKEVYPQLYYPEIYLLDGGYKNFFETQKQYCVPQTYMPMHHQDYKEELRKFRIKSKSWAGEKKSSRSALFKGF is encoded by the exons ATGGAGTCAAGTCCCTTGCCGTCACTTGTCGGGACAGACAAACCGTCCTTGGTTAGACCATATCTGCATATTCCGCTGAGAAATTTAGCGACAACAAACAACGCCATGTTATCGCCGACTAACTCAGAATATGGAACAGTAGGCTCTCCGATGAGTAACCTGGCATTAAATCTCAGTGGTTTAAGCACGGAAGG TTTCGGTGACACCCCCAGGCGAAAGTTGTCACTGTCCAGCACAGAAAGCACTCCAGTGATGACCGGGTCAACTCCAGACACTGCCAGCTCTGTTGAATCAG GCTGCTTCATGGATTCCCCTGGCAGTACCATAGATTCCCCCACCATAGAAATGAG ccTGCAGAAACGTTTCCCAGGAATAAGTTTGAGGATCGATGATGGGTCTGGAGGTTACAAAAA ACAAAGGTCTCTTCCCTTTAGAAGACTCAACTCTTTACCA ATGCCAGCCTTCAGACTGAGCCCTGTTGATTTCCATGAGAAGGAGAATTCGGGGTCAGCCCCCATGGAGACCTCGTGTAACTCCGGGGACACTGATGCACCCACATGCACCAGTCTACTGGAAGACGAGGGCTCCCAGGACAGTGGAGTTGGCTTTGAGAAAGACCACAGTGAGAGGTTTTGTTTTGCTGCTCCAGTTGGGATGCCACCACGACGAGGAAGTCACTTGCGTGTGATCAGTGAGGACACCTGCTCTCCTCAGAAATATTCACCTGTGAAGCAAGGGACATCACCTCAGAAGTTCCGGTCTTTGTCCTTGTCGTCTGTG GGCTGCATGCCTGAGCCACAACCTAGCTGTAGCAGTCCCATCTCCCTCAAGACCTCTGCCCTGACCAGTCTAGACGATGACAGTGACAATGACGATGGCTTTCTGGAAGTCCTGGATAAAGAGGTTGCAGAG ATTAATGACTGTGCCTTACCAAACAGTTTTGACAGTCTCTTCAAAGCCCCAGTTATTAATTCATCAAGTGCTTGTAAAGAGGATTCTTTCATG ATCAGAAGAAATCCAAAGAAGTTGTTGAATCGCTCACAGTCGCTTGATGTGCGCAGTCGTCTATGTAATAAGCGTCAGAGCCCTGGGAGAGATGATGACTCCACCCCTGTACAGAAACGAAGGAGAGGCTCATGTGTGGCGGTGGGCACTGTGGTCACACCCCCCAAAGCCATATTGAAACGTTGCCACTCGGAGACAGAAGCTATGATCAAAACAGCACTGGACAGAG TGGTTGATGACCCAGATTTGATAGGCGActgctcaaaaacattttgcctGCCGACAGTTTCTGGAAAACATCAGGATCTAAAATCGATCACCCCGGAAACACTGTCCAAGGTGATCGACCATGAGTATGATCACATCGTAGAGCAGTATTCCATCATCGACTGTCGTTACCCGTATGAATATGAAGGAGGACATATACTG GGTGCTAAGAACTACTACACAAAAGAGAGTATCCTCTCTAACCTGATAGATAGTCCTAGGAAGCAGGAGAACAGCTTCAAACGGTCCATCCTCATCTTTCACTGTGAATTCTCTTCAGAAAGAGGCCCTAACCT GTCCAGATTCTTGAGAAACATGGATAGAGGACAAAATAAGGAAGTTTACCCACAGCTATACTATCCTGAAATCTACTTACTCGATGGAGGATACAAAAATTTCTTTGAAACGCAGAAG CAATACTGTGTACCCCAGACCTACATGCCTATGCATCACCAGGATTATAAAGAAGAGCTACGAAAGTTCCGCATCAAGTCAAAGTCCTGGGCTGGGGAAAAGAAAAGCAGCCGATCAGCACTTTTTAAAGGATTTTAG